GCCGCCGACACCACCGCTGCCGGACGCGCCGCCCTGGTGCGCGAGGTGCGCAAGCTGGTGCGGGAGCTGAAGCGGGCCGAGGAAATCTGGGCCGCCACCGAGCTAACCGATGCCCACGTCTTCGACGCCCTGCGCTTGCAGGTGTTCCGGCTGGTGGCCCTGGGCATCACCGGCTTCGACGCGCCCCTGAGCCGGCAGGCCCGCCCCGAAACGGCCGCCTCCCTCGACGCCCTGCTGCCCGTGCTGGCCTGCTACGCCCCGGCTGCTGCTTCCGCCAACTCCGCCGCGGCGCCAACCTACGCCCGCCTGCAACAGCTGGTGCGCCACGCCACCACCGAGCTGCGCCAGCACCCCCAGGATTTCGACGGCTTCGATAGGCTGCACTTCATTACGGCCTACGCCAACCCGCTGGGGCGGGAGCTGCTGGCGTTGCAGCGGGAGCTGGGCGTGCCGCCTTTCCGGGAGCTGCGGGCCCTGCGCCCCGACGTGGCCACCCTGTTCGACTCGGCCGCCTTCGACTCCGATTTCTACGCCGCCAACACCACCTGGTACCGCACCCCGGCCAAGGTGGCGCTGGGCCGCCGCCTCTTTCACGAGCCCCGCCTGTCCTCCGCGGGCACCCGTTCCTGCGCCAGCTGCCACCAGCCCGAGCGGGCCTTCACCGATGGCCTGGTCCGCAACCTCACCCTCACCCGCTCGGGGCCCCTGCGCCGCAACACGCCCACCATCCTCAACGCCGCCCTCCAGGCCGGGCAATTTTACGACCTGCGCTCCAGCTCCCTCGAAAACCAGACCCTGGACGTGGTACAGAACCAGGACGAGATGCACGGCTCCCTGGACCGGGCCGCCGCCGAGCTGGGCCGCGACTCAGCCTACCGACGCCTGTTTGCCCAAGCCTTCCCCCAGGCGGCCGGCCGCATCGAGCCCCAGCACCTGCAAAACGCCCTGGCCAGCTACGAGCGAAGCCTGGTGCGCCTCAACTCCCGCGTCGACAGGCACTTGCGCGGGGAAGGTGAGGTGCTCAGCCGGCAGGAACAGCTGGGCTTCAACGTGTTTATGGGCAAGGGGCGCTGCGGCACCTGCCACTTCGCGCCCCTGTTCAACGGCACCGTGCCCCCGGCGTTTCAGCACACCGAATCCGAAGTGCTGGGCGTGCCGGCCACGGCCGCCGCCCGCCGCCTCGACCCCGACCCCGGCCGCTACGCCCACACCCGCCTGCCCCAGCTGCGCCACTCGTTCAAGACGCCCACCGTGCGGAACGTGGCCCGCACCGCGCCCTACATGCACAACGGCGTGTACCGCACCCTGCGGGAGGTTATCGACTTCTACGACCAGGGCGGAGGCCAGGGCCTGGGCCTGCCCGTCGACAACCAAACCCTTCCGGCCGACCAGCTCCACCTCACGGCTCCGGAAAAAAAGGCTCTGGAAGCCTTCCTGCTGGCCCTCACCGACGACCAGGCCTTGTAGCCGCTTCCTGCGAAACTCTGCCAGAAATCTGCTAGTGGCAAAAAAGCCAGCAGCCAGGGCGCCGCGTGCGTATCTTGCCCCCGATGCTGCTTACCATTACCACCACCCATTACCCGGCCACCGACCTGGGCTACTTGCTGCACAAGAACCCGGCGCGGCTACAAACCATTGACGTTGCCTACGGTCAGGCCTACGTTTTCTACCCCGAAGCCACGCCCGAGCGGTGCACGGCCGCCCTGCTGCTCGACATCGACCCGATTGGGCTGGTGCGCACCCACCGCGGCCCGGCCGGCGAAGGGTTTGCCCTGGAGCAGTACGTCAACGACCGGCCTTACGTGGCCTCGTCCTTTCTCAGTGCGGCCCTGGCTAAAGCCTTCAACACCGCCCTGAACGGCACCTGCAAAGACCGTCCCGAGCTGCCCGACACGCTGCTGCCCCTGGAAGCCACCGTGGCCGCCCTGCCCGCCGCCGGCCCCGAGCAGCTCCGGCGCCTGTTCGAGCCCCTGGGCTACGCAATAGAAACGGAAGCGCACCCACTGGACCCTACTGAGCCCGCCTGGGGCGACAGCCGCTACGTCACGCTGCGCCTGCGCCATCCGGCCCTGCGCCTGGGCGAGCTGCTCAGCCACCTCTACGTGCTCGTTCCCGTGCTCGACCGGGGCGACAAGCACTACTGGATCAGCCAGGAGGAAGTAGAGAAGCTGCTGCGCCGCGGCGGCGAGTGGCTGCCCCGCCACCCGGAGCGCGAATTCATTACCCGCCGCTACCTCCGCTTTGCCGAGTACGTGAACCCCACGCTGGAACGGCTGCTAGTAGGAGAGGAGCCTGAAGCTGGCGAGGAGCCTGCCGAGGTGCCCGCGGATGCTGCCCAGCATGCGCCAGCTGCCGCCGACCCGGCCGAAAACGCAGTTGACCCGCCGAGCCCGGTCGCGGCCAACCTGCCGACGGCCAAGCGCAACCTGCACGACCTGCGCCTCGACCGCGTGGCCGCGGAAATCCGGCGGCTGGGGGCCAAGCGGGTGCTGGACTTGGGCTGCGGCGAAGGCAAGCTGACGCGCCGCCTGCTCTCGATTCCGCAGGTGGAGCACGTGCTGGCCCTGGACGTGTCGTGGCGGGAGTTGCAGCGGGCCCAGGAGCGCCTGCACGTGGCCGAAATGTCGCCGCGGCAGCGGGAGCGGCTGACGCTGGCCCAGGGCTCCCTGCTCTACCACGACCCGCGCCTGGCCGGCTACGACGCCGCGGCCGTAGTGGAAGTCATCGAGCACCTCGACGAAAGCCGCCTGGCTGCCTTCGAGCAAGTAGTGTTTGCCCGTGCCCGGCCCGGAGCTGTGTTCGTCACCACCCCAAACGCCGACTACAACCAGCGCTACGAAACCCTAGCGGCCGGCCAGTTCCGCCACCAGGACCACCGCTTCGAGTGGACGCGGGCCGAGTTTGCCGCCTGGGCCGCGGGCGTGGCCGGGCGCCACGGCTACCGCCTGCGCCTGGAGCCGCTGGGCCCCGAAGACGCCGACGTGGGCGCCCCGTCCCAGCTGGCGGTGTTCGAGGCGGAGTAGGGGCAGGAGTAAGGTTTATGGCTGATTATCACCTTTCCTCAGCTAACGCAGCCTGCCGCTTCGCCAGCCTGTGGCGGTGCTTTTGCGTTGCTTGAGTAGAAGCAGGTGGAGTTGCGGCAGGAGTTGGCTGGCACGCGCCCCTTGGCTGCGCCGGCCAGCCATTCGCGTCTGCTCATTACATGACTCGCTCGTGAGCAGTGTAAGATGTTGCGTCTCTACACTGTGCTGACGCTGCAACAACTCTCGCAACTAGCTTCTTAGCGCCTAGGAGCGGCTTAAGCAACTTAGCTACAGCTTGGTCGTTGAAACCAGCGGAAGCACAAGCCGGCCTACAGGCGCCGGCCAACGGGCCGGAGCCCTTACTTTTGGCGGATATTCCCTATTCTTGGGGCTTTTGGGGCTGATGCGTAGTATTCTTTTGCTGATTGTAGTGGGGTTGGTGGTAGCGTGGCTGCCGATGCAGGCCCAGATGGCCGCGGCCTGGCAGACGTACACCGACGCCGGCACGGGCTATCAGCTTTCGTACCCCCACGGCTGGCAGGTGCACGAGGGCGAAACCCGGCCCGACGTCAGCTTTTACGTAGGCCCGAGCTGGCAAACGACCCCGGCCGCCGTCAGCTTCAGCGTCCGGCCCCTATCCGACCGGCGCAAAGACCTCAACCTACTGGCCGCCGGCCAGGCCGACTCGGTGGCCCTGGCCCTGGTGGCGCTGCCGCGGGCCCAGATCCTGCACCTGGAGCAGTACGACGCCGGCCGCCACCAGGAAGTGCGCTACGACTACACCTACGCCGCCGCGCCGCCGGCCACGGGCCGCACCCGCGTGGTGGGGCGCCGGCTCTGGCGCGGGGGATACGAGTATCGTATCGAATACCAAGCCACTACCGAGCAGAACGGCCGCTACCTGGCCGCGGGCCGCCGGCTGGTGGAGTCGTTTGCCTTCGTGGGCCAGGGCCTGCCCAGCCGCCGCTACCTCGACCAGCGCTGCGACGACAAGATGTACGCCATTGCGGCCCTGCGCACCACCGACGGCCGGGTGGAAGACGACTGCCGCACCATCCACGAGTTTGCCACCGCCGACCCCGCCACCCTGGCCAAGGTGCACCGGCGGGTGCTGCCGTTTCAGTCCTACGCCCTGGCCAAGGGCTTCGACAACAACCTGTACTCGGTAACCAAGGCCCCCACCGACCGGCCCGAGTACGTGTACTGCTACGACCCGGCCACCCGGCAGGGCCGCTACACCACCTGGCAGCTGCCGGCCCAGGGCCCGGAAAACTTCTGGATTTCGGCGGCCACCGACCAGCGCGGCGACTTGTATTTCATCACCAGCAACGCCAGCCTGCTGGTCCGCGTCAACCCGCCCACGGGCGCCGTTACGGTGGTCTGGACCGCCGACCCCCTGCGCAAAGCGGCCTACTACCCGGCCATCGGGTTTACCGGGGCGGGCACCCACGCCAACTTCTGCCTCGACGACACTAACACCCTCTATGAGGTGTACAGCACCGACGGCGCCCTGCTTAAGATTGACCTGCTCACCCAGCAGCCCGCCCCCGAACTCATCCCGCTCGACGGCCTGCCCAAGCTGGGCGGCTACAGCGACATTCTGCTGCAACACGACACCGGCGGCCGCCGCTGGCTGTACCTGGCCGGCCCCAAGTCCCTGTACAAAGTGGACCTGGCCCGGCGCTACGCCACGCGGCTGCGCCGCGGCGTGTACACCGACCTGGCCGGCTGCAACCTGTTTCGGCCGGCTGCCCGCCCCACCCCGCCACCCCCGCCCACCACGTCCACCTGGCGAGGCCGGGTATTGGATGCCACCACGTTTCAGCCCCTGCCCCAGGCCCAGCTGCGCCTGCGCGGCAACGAAAGCGAAACGCTTACCACGGTGCCCCTGGGGCCGGATGGCAGCTTCTCGTTTGCGGCCAAGTCGGGCCACGCCTACGGGGCGCTGGTGCGGCTCAGCGGCTACCTGTCGGCCGACAGCACCTACATTGCCCGCCCTGGCCCTTACGTGCAGGACATTTTGCTGCGGCCCGTGGCCGTGGGAGCCACGCTGGCGCTAAACAACGTGCAGTTTGAGCAGGGCCAGGCCGTGCTGCTGCCCTCGTCCCTGCCCGCTCTCAACCAGCTCGTAGCCCTGCTCACCACCAACCCCACCATGACCATCGAGCTGCGCGGCCACACCGACAACGTGGGCGACCCGCAGAAGAACGTGGTGCTCAGCGAGCAGCGGGTGG
This region of Hymenobacter sp. YIM 151500-1 genomic DNA includes:
- a CDS encoding 3' terminal RNA ribose 2'-O-methyltransferase Hen1: MLLTITTTHYPATDLGYLLHKNPARLQTIDVAYGQAYVFYPEATPERCTAALLLDIDPIGLVRTHRGPAGEGFALEQYVNDRPYVASSFLSAALAKAFNTALNGTCKDRPELPDTLLPLEATVAALPAAGPEQLRRLFEPLGYAIETEAHPLDPTEPAWGDSRYVTLRLRHPALRLGELLSHLYVLVPVLDRGDKHYWISQEEVEKLLRRGGEWLPRHPEREFITRRYLRFAEYVNPTLERLLVGEEPEAGEEPAEVPADAAQHAPAAADPAENAVDPPSPVAANLPTAKRNLHDLRLDRVAAEIRRLGAKRVLDLGCGEGKLTRRLLSIPQVEHVLALDVSWRELQRAQERLHVAEMSPRQRERLTLAQGSLLYHDPRLAGYDAAAVVEVIEHLDESRLAAFEQVVFARARPGAVFVTTPNADYNQRYETLAAGQFRHQDHRFEWTRAEFAAWAAGVAGRHGYRLRLEPLGPEDADVGAPSQLAVFEAE
- a CDS encoding cytochrome-c peroxidase is translated as MNKFRSNKLKICALLTAALVWLAAACHTGPRPTAEAPPATRTGRVHELVAQDLRRLARQVREELLPLARRGAPLDSLQRSLLSCRRQYKRVEAFTEYFMPATSRLLNGPPLDEIEVEENKSFEPGGLQVLEEMLFPQAADTTAAGRAALVREVRKLVRELKRAEEIWAATELTDAHVFDALRLQVFRLVALGITGFDAPLSRQARPETAASLDALLPVLACYAPAAASANSAAAPTYARLQQLVRHATTELRQHPQDFDGFDRLHFITAYANPLGRELLALQRELGVPPFRELRALRPDVATLFDSAAFDSDFYAANTTWYRTPAKVALGRRLFHEPRLSSAGTRSCASCHQPERAFTDGLVRNLTLTRSGPLRRNTPTILNAALQAGQFYDLRSSSLENQTLDVVQNQDEMHGSLDRAAAELGRDSAYRRLFAQAFPQAAGRIEPQHLQNALASYERSLVRLNSRVDRHLRGEGEVLSRQEQLGFNVFMGKGRCGTCHFAPLFNGTVPPAFQHTESEVLGVPATAAARRLDPDPGRYAHTRLPQLRHSFKTPTVRNVARTAPYMHNGVYRTLREVIDFYDQGGGQGLGLPVDNQTLPADQLHLTAPEKKALEAFLLALTDDQAL
- a CDS encoding OmpA family protein; translation: MRSILLLIVVGLVVAWLPMQAQMAAAWQTYTDAGTGYQLSYPHGWQVHEGETRPDVSFYVGPSWQTTPAAVSFSVRPLSDRRKDLNLLAAGQADSVALALVALPRAQILHLEQYDAGRHQEVRYDYTYAAAPPATGRTRVVGRRLWRGGYEYRIEYQATTEQNGRYLAAGRRLVESFAFVGQGLPSRRYLDQRCDDKMYAIAALRTTDGRVEDDCRTIHEFATADPATLAKVHRRVLPFQSYALAKGFDNNLYSVTKAPTDRPEYVYCYDPATRQGRYTTWQLPAQGPENFWISAATDQRGDLYFITSNASLLVRVNPPTGAVTVVWTADPLRKAAYYPAIGFTGAGTHANFCLDDTNTLYEVYSTDGALLKIDLLTQQPAPELIPLDGLPKLGGYSDILLQHDTGGRRWLYLAGPKSLYKVDLARRYATRLRRGVYTDLAGCNLFRPAARPTPPPPPTTSTWRGRVLDATTFQPLPQAQLRLRGNESETLTTVPLGPDGSFSFAAKSGHAYGALVRLSGYLSADSTYIARPGPYVQDILLRPVAVGATLALNNVQFEQGQAVLLPSSLPALNQLVALLTTNPTMTIELRGHTDNVGDPQKNVVLSEQRVAAVKAYLVGRGIAEGRITGLGFGGAQPRASNAQEATRQLNRRVEFRVTGR